From the Desulfopila inferna genome, one window contains:
- a CDS encoding NuoI/complex I 23 kDa subunit family protein: MGAKVKVIKREGSSLPERLYLVEVFKGMRVTLGHFLRNLLDNSKLYVRHYPEQQPEITPRWRGHHRLTTHEDGSIKCVACFMCQTNCPSRCIMIEAGERLDGKEEKMPVRFDIDLLECIYCGYCVEACPKDAIRMDTGIFSVVDDNPQVMMKSLAELVATPGAFDEEEYKKGGV; the protein is encoded by the coding sequence ATGGGTGCCAAAGTAAAAGTCATAAAACGCGAGGGCTCGAGCCTGCCTGAGAGACTGTATCTGGTGGAGGTCTTTAAGGGAATGCGTGTCACTTTAGGGCATTTTCTCAGGAACCTGCTCGACAACTCCAAGCTGTATGTGAGACATTATCCTGAACAGCAGCCGGAGATTACCCCCCGCTGGCGGGGGCATCACAGACTGACCACCCATGAAGACGGCTCGATTAAATGCGTGGCCTGCTTCATGTGCCAGACAAACTGTCCGTCAAGGTGCATCATGATCGAGGCGGGTGAACGGCTGGACGGCAAGGAAGAAAAGATGCCGGTTCGCTTTGATATCGACCTGCTCGAATGCATCTACTGCGGCTATTGCGTGGAGGCCTGCCCGAAAGATGCAATTCGCATGGATACCGGGATATTCTCAGTTGTCGACGACAATCCCCAGGTAATGATGAAAAGTCTCGCCGAGTTGGTGGCTACCCCCGGCGCATTCGATGAAGAAGAATATAAGAAAGGGGGCGTTTGA
- a CDS encoding complex I subunit 1/NuoH family protein, with protein sequence MSMLDILMIIFRVSFGAFVPLCFIAVLVWMERRGAAFFQDRAGPNRANIFGFRAAGLVQNLADAAKLIFKEDVVPGHIKHKIYFIFAPVIVFFTAVVSFAVIPFADTMVLGGKHYIMQAIPTDLGILWFLALVSFAVYGIILAGWSSTNKYGMLGGLRSAAQVISYEIPMGLALVSLLVVYGTVNLSEMAQFQGQLLFGFIPMWGIFLQPLGIIIFVVAAFAEANRTPFDLAEGESELVAGFHVEYSAMKFAIFFMGEYVAMFASSAIIVTLYFGSYQIPWLATETLIAYAKPLAVILMILLPVLMYYFAGWIRRSNVSHYYRLNDPRKREAKAYIRVLWGLVVILELLLVVILLSSSGGVAASIFAAQLQICTFLLKTTLMCFVYVWVRWTLPRFRYDQLQRLGWQTLLPLSLLNIFITSAVVVALS encoded by the coding sequence ATGTCAATGCTTGATATTCTTATGATTATATTCCGGGTTTCATTCGGGGCCTTTGTGCCGCTCTGCTTCATTGCGGTACTCGTCTGGATGGAGAGACGCGGTGCCGCTTTTTTTCAGGACAGAGCAGGCCCTAACAGAGCAAACATCTTTGGATTTCGAGCTGCCGGGCTTGTACAGAATCTGGCAGATGCGGCCAAGCTTATTTTCAAAGAAGATGTGGTCCCGGGGCATATCAAACATAAGATCTATTTTATTTTCGCCCCGGTAATCGTCTTCTTTACCGCGGTGGTGTCCTTTGCCGTTATACCCTTCGCCGATACCATGGTGCTTGGCGGCAAGCACTACATAATGCAGGCGATTCCTACAGATCTCGGTATCCTCTGGTTTCTGGCCCTGGTCAGCTTTGCTGTGTACGGCATTATCCTCGCCGGTTGGTCGTCAACCAATAAATACGGGATGCTAGGTGGCTTGCGCTCTGCGGCTCAGGTCATCAGCTATGAGATTCCCATGGGTCTGGCCCTGGTCTCTCTGCTGGTTGTCTACGGTACTGTCAATCTCAGTGAGATGGCGCAGTTCCAGGGACAGCTGCTCTTCGGATTTATACCGATGTGGGGAATATTTCTTCAGCCATTGGGAATTATTATCTTTGTGGTGGCGGCTTTTGCCGAGGCCAACCGGACGCCTTTTGATCTGGCCGAGGGTGAGAGTGAGCTGGTTGCCGGATTTCACGTGGAGTACAGCGCCATGAAGTTCGCCATCTTTTTTATGGGAGAATATGTGGCCATGTTCGCCTCCAGTGCCATTATCGTCACCCTGTACTTCGGCAGCTATCAAATACCCTGGCTGGCTACTGAAACTTTAATTGCCTATGCCAAGCCTCTGGCTGTAATTCTTATGATTCTGCTGCCGGTGCTGATGTATTATTTTGCCGGCTGGATTCGAAGAAGCAATGTCAGCCACTATTATCGACTGAATGATCCCAGAAAACGTGAGGCGAAAGCCTATATCAGGGTGTTGTGGGGACTGGTGGTCATTCTTGAACTGCTGCTTGTCGTGATACTTCTGAGCAGCTCCGGGGGAGTGGCTGCCTCTATCTTTGCAGCTCAGCTGCAGATATGCACCTTTCTCCTGAAGACGACGCTGATGTGCTTTGTCTATGTCTGGGTTCGCTGGACATTACCGCGATTCCGTTATGATCAGCTGCAGAGACTCGGCTGGCAGACACTTCTGCCGCTGTCGCTGCTCAATATCTTCATAACCAGTGCGGTTGTGGTAGCGTTAAGTTAA
- a CDS encoding 2Fe-2S iron-sulfur cluster-binding protein, whose product MAEKIKLFVNGEEVEVESGKNLIDAVGAVGIEIPHLCYHPALGADGNCRLCLVGIEDGRPPLVPACKTPAVEGMRVQLDTDKIKKIQKDIMEFELINHPIDCPVCDQAGECSLQDYYMKYDCQGSRLMVDKVPKAKRLDFGSGVVHDQERCILCARCVRFCRQITKTGELGIVNRTDYARVAIFPGRPLNNRYALNVVDLCPVGAMTSADFRFKQRVWFLEKGEGICHGCSKGCNIYIDHNQEKYREDIIYRFRPRHNEQVNGYFICDEGRLSYKKENEQRLLEALKKGKSIDLDKAMELAAKIVEQAAKVVILLSPNLSLEQMAAGRSFAKKIGAQISGYSDGMFLAGDGDDFLIQDDKSANRAGLKMLGIDDTEAVFIKALEQADLLISVDNDLYGADGKALEKSLRSASLIALSSHLSKMTEQAEIALPIASYSEYAGSVVNCDNILQSFTQVIHKTALPPEADEVIHQLGGPLGSREEIFNEIKKGSGPLAGVDFQRIPAEGLPLT is encoded by the coding sequence ATGGCTGAAAAGATAAAACTGTTTGTTAACGGCGAAGAGGTTGAGGTTGAATCAGGCAAAAACCTGATCGATGCCGTCGGTGCCGTAGGAATAGAAATTCCGCATTTGTGCTATCATCCCGCGCTTGGGGCCGACGGTAACTGCCGTCTTTGTCTGGTTGGTATTGAGGACGGCAGGCCGCCTCTTGTTCCGGCCTGCAAGACTCCGGCGGTGGAAGGAATGAGGGTTCAGCTCGACACCGACAAGATCAAAAAAATCCAGAAGGACATCATGGAGTTCGAGCTGATCAACCATCCCATAGACTGTCCGGTGTGTGATCAGGCCGGTGAGTGCTCTCTGCAGGATTATTACATGAAGTACGACTGCCAGGGAAGCCGACTGATGGTGGACAAGGTGCCCAAGGCCAAGAGGCTGGATTTCGGCAGCGGCGTGGTCCACGACCAGGAACGGTGTATCCTCTGCGCCCGCTGCGTCAGATTCTGCCGGCAGATCACCAAAACCGGTGAACTCGGTATCGTCAACCGCACCGATTATGCACGGGTCGCCATCTTTCCCGGCAGGCCGCTGAATAACAGATATGCACTCAACGTCGTCGATCTCTGTCCGGTGGGAGCCATGACCAGCGCTGATTTTCGCTTCAAGCAGCGGGTCTGGTTCCTGGAGAAGGGAGAGGGAATCTGTCATGGCTGCAGCAAGGGCTGCAATATCTATATCGATCACAACCAGGAGAAATATAGAGAGGACATCATCTATCGATTCAGGCCGCGGCATAATGAACAGGTCAACGGTTATTTTATCTGTGATGAAGGTCGCTTAAGCTATAAAAAAGAAAATGAGCAGCGGCTGCTGGAAGCCCTCAAGAAAGGAAAATCCATCGATCTCGACAAGGCCATGGAACTGGCTGCGAAGATTGTCGAGCAGGCAGCGAAAGTGGTTATCCTGCTCTCTCCGAATCTTTCCCTCGAACAGATGGCGGCCGGCCGGTCTTTTGCCAAAAAAATCGGCGCGCAAATCTCCGGCTACAGCGACGGCATGTTCCTTGCCGGGGACGGTGACGACTTTCTCATCCAGGATGACAAATCCGCCAACCGGGCAGGCTTGAAGATGCTGGGAATCGATGACACTGAAGCTGTCTTTATCAAAGCGCTCGAACAGGCTGATCTGCTGATCAGCGTTGATAATGATCTCTACGGCGCCGACGGCAAGGCCCTCGAGAAATCTCTCAGAAGCGCTTCGCTAATCGCCTTGAGTTCCCATCTCTCGAAAATGACCGAACAGGCGGAGATAGCTCTTCCCATAGCTTCCTATAGCGAATATGCAGGTTCGGTGGTCAACTGCGACAATATCCTGCAGTCTTTCACCCAGGTCATCCACAAGACCGCACTGCCGCCTGAGGCCGATGAGGTTATCCATCAACTGGGCGGGCCATTGGGAAGCCGTGAAGAAATCTTTAATGAGATAAAAAAAGGTTCTGGTCCACTGGCCGGTGTTGATTTTCAGAGGATCCCTGCCGAGGGATTGCCATTAACCTAA
- the nuoF gene encoding NADH-quinone oxidoreductase subunit NuoF: MEVKILSAKFDIEGAHTLEVAKEHGAYATLDKLFAMAPDEVTEEVKRSGLRGRGGAGFPAGVKWSFLPKDTGKPVYLTVNSDESEPATFKDRYILVRDPHMLIEGIIICCYAIGCHDAYIYIRGEYTSQVKILQQALDEAYAAGYLGDSVDGHDFKLDVTVHRGAGAYICGEETALLESIEGKKGQPRSKPPFPAVVGLYDSPTIINNVQSIASLPFILEKGADAYKEYGTEKSSGTHLFGISGHVEKPGMYELPLGLPLLEVIEKMAGGVWKGRKIKGVIPGGSSTPVLTAEEAKTVTLDYESMAEHGTMFGSGGIVVLDETVDIVALVKNLIDFYHHESCAQCTPCREGLGWMLKIVKKILDGHGSTDDIELLLELCDNIEMKTVCVLSAACTMPVRSYLKKFRHEFEAYVEKGASMQAAEIQK, from the coding sequence ATGGAAGTGAAGATACTCAGTGCCAAATTCGACATAGAAGGCGCCCATACCCTTGAGGTGGCTAAAGAGCACGGAGCCTATGCCACACTGGATAAGCTCTTCGCCATGGCCCCCGATGAGGTTACCGAAGAGGTAAAAAGAAGCGGGCTGCGCGGCCGTGGCGGCGCCGGTTTTCCCGCCGGAGTGAAGTGGTCGTTCTTGCCCAAGGATACCGGCAAGCCTGTCTACCTTACCGTCAACTCCGATGAGTCGGAACCGGCAACCTTCAAGGACCGTTATATTCTGGTACGTGATCCGCATATGCTGATCGAAGGCATCATAATCTGTTGTTATGCCATCGGTTGTCATGACGCCTATATCTATATCCGCGGCGAGTATACCTCTCAGGTCAAGATCCTGCAACAGGCACTCGATGAAGCCTATGCCGCCGGCTATCTCGGGGATTCCGTCGACGGACATGATTTTAAACTCGATGTTACCGTGCATAGAGGCGCCGGCGCCTATATCTGCGGCGAGGAGACGGCTCTGCTTGAGTCCATCGAGGGCAAGAAAGGGCAGCCGCGCAGCAAACCTCCCTTTCCCGCGGTGGTCGGTCTTTATGACAGCCCCACCATTATCAATAATGTGCAGAGTATAGCCTCTTTGCCCTTTATTCTCGAAAAAGGCGCGGACGCCTACAAGGAGTACGGCACTGAGAAAAGTTCCGGGACCCATCTCTTCGGCATATCCGGTCACGTCGAGAAACCGGGAATGTATGAGTTGCCGTTGGGCCTGCCTCTGTTGGAGGTGATTGAAAAGATGGCAGGCGGCGTCTGGAAAGGCAGGAAGATCAAGGGAGTTATACCCGGTGGCAGTTCAACTCCGGTGCTTACCGCAGAAGAGGCCAAGACCGTTACGCTTGATTATGAGTCGATGGCCGAACATGGCACCATGTTCGGCTCCGGCGGCATCGTGGTGCTGGATGAGACGGTGGATATCGTTGCCCTGGTGAAAAACCTCATTGATTTTTATCACCATGAATCCTGCGCTCAGTGCACTCCCTGCCGTGAGGGCCTTGGCTGGATGTTGAAAATCGTTAAGAAAATCCTGGATGGTCACGGCAGTACTGACGATATCGAACTCCTTCTGGAGTTGTGCGACAATATCGAAATGAAAACGGTCTGCGTACTTTCGGCCGCCTGTACCATGCCGGTGCGCAGTTATTTGAAAAAGTTCCGGCATGAGTTCGAGGCATATGTCGAGAAGGGTGCCTCGATGCAGGCCGCTGAAATTCAGAAATAG
- a CDS encoding NADH-quinone oxidoreductase subunit NuoE family protein, translated as MSDRSQLIETGEPFAFDPERDAEFERLVKRYPTRESMILPALWLTQEQQGWISAESIGYIADRIGTYAAKVFEAATFYTMFHLQPMGKYHISVCRTLSCWLREKQEIVDFIRNEIGIKPGEISEDGKFSLEEVECLGHCGTAPVIKVNGDFHEEMSVEKMKSLLAGLE; from the coding sequence ATGAGTGATCGTTCACAGCTTATTGAAACAGGAGAGCCTTTCGCATTCGATCCTGAGCGGGACGCCGAGTTTGAGCGACTGGTAAAGCGGTATCCCACCAGGGAGTCGATGATCCTGCCGGCACTGTGGCTGACCCAGGAACAGCAGGGTTGGATCTCCGCCGAGTCCATCGGCTATATCGCCGATAGGATCGGCACTTATGCAGCCAAGGTGTTTGAAGCCGCCACCTTTTACACCATGTTCCATCTGCAGCCCATGGGCAAATATCACATCAGCGTCTGCCGGACGTTGTCGTGCTGGCTCCGCGAGAAGCAGGAGATTGTCGACTTTATCAGGAATGAAATCGGCATCAAGCCCGGGGAAATCAGCGAAGACGGCAAATTCAGCCTGGAAGAGGTTGAGTGTCTGGGCCATTGCGGTACCGCCCCGGTGATCAAGGTCAACGGAGACTTCCACGAGGAGATGAGCGTGGAGAAGATGAAATCACTGCTGGCCGGCTTAGAATAA
- a CDS encoding NADH-quinone oxidoreductase subunit D — MDATAIEKLKTAFPYADLAEVLDSVVIEVPPERLHETLATLKNDAAMNYALLLDVTAVDYLRYPGHQRERFAVVYTLRNWEENRVVQVKSYVADPAVGVQTVTDLWASANWGEREAYDQYGINFSGHPDLRRILNHWQFQGHPLRKDYDITNRQVCLESDSMEGPIRARLEKNGMTESVMNDINTEVMFLNLGPSHPATHGAIRILTALDGETILANVNEIGYLHRGFEKTSEERNYNQVIPLTDRLNYCSALLNNIIYVKAIESWLGVTITERAQFMRVVLSEFFRIQDHLVCLAANLLDMGGLTNYWYLYNEKEASYDLISRLTGARLTSTFTRVGGMYRDFYEGWEADMEHHLKDIEKGVGDSLALVLKNRIVHERSQNCCPLPADRALALGFTGPCLRASGVPFDLRKDSPYYNYESFDFNVPVGTKGDVYDRIMVRFEEIFESIKIIRQAMKMIPGGPVNITDYKVILPPKDEVYTNIEALISHFKLVFEGVRVPKGEWYDSGEAANGELGFHFVSDGTGQPYKCKVRPPCFYIMGGFHEMVEGQMIADAIINLGSINIIGGELDR, encoded by the coding sequence ATGGATGCGACGGCGATAGAAAAACTGAAGACCGCTTTTCCGTATGCGGATTTGGCCGAGGTGCTTGATTCAGTGGTTATCGAGGTTCCTCCGGAAAGGCTGCATGAAACTCTGGCAACCCTGAAAAATGATGCGGCTATGAACTACGCTCTCCTTCTCGATGTCACGGCGGTGGATTATCTCCGCTACCCCGGCCATCAGCGGGAGCGGTTTGCCGTAGTGTATACATTGCGCAACTGGGAGGAAAACAGAGTGGTGCAGGTTAAATCCTACGTGGCCGATCCGGCCGTCGGGGTTCAGACCGTTACCGATCTCTGGGCGTCCGCCAACTGGGGTGAGAGAGAAGCCTACGACCAGTATGGCATCAATTTTTCCGGGCATCCCGACCTGAGGAGAATCCTGAACCATTGGCAGTTTCAAGGCCATCCCCTGCGCAAGGATTATGATATCACCAACCGTCAGGTTTGCCTGGAGTCAGACAGCATGGAAGGTCCGATCAGGGCGCGTCTGGAGAAAAATGGGATGACGGAAAGCGTGATGAATGACATCAATACCGAGGTGATGTTTCTCAATCTCGGTCCCTCGCATCCGGCAACTCATGGCGCCATCCGTATCCTGACCGCTCTGGACGGTGAGACTATTCTGGCCAACGTCAATGAAATAGGCTACCTCCACCGGGGTTTCGAGAAAACGTCGGAAGAGAGGAACTATAATCAGGTCATTCCGCTGACGGATAGGCTCAATTACTGCTCGGCCCTGCTCAACAATATTATCTATGTCAAGGCCATTGAATCATGGCTGGGAGTAACAATCACCGAGCGTGCCCAATTCATGCGGGTAGTGCTTTCTGAATTTTTCCGCATTCAGGATCATCTGGTCTGTCTGGCCGCCAATCTCCTCGATATGGGCGGGTTGACCAACTATTGGTATCTCTATAACGAGAAGGAAGCCTCCTATGACCTGATCTCCAGACTGACCGGAGCCAGATTGACCAGTACCTTTACCAGGGTCGGTGGTATGTATCGTGATTTTTACGAGGGCTGGGAAGCGGATATGGAGCACCACCTCAAAGACATCGAGAAAGGGGTTGGCGACAGCCTCGCACTGGTTTTGAAGAACCGTATAGTCCATGAGCGCAGCCAGAACTGCTGTCCCCTGCCGGCGGACCGCGCTCTTGCTCTCGGTTTTACCGGCCCCTGTCTCAGGGCCAGCGGAGTTCCTTTCGATCTGCGCAAAGATTCCCCTTATTACAATTATGAGTCCTTCGACTTCAATGTACCGGTGGGCACAAAAGGTGACGTATACGACAGAATCATGGTGCGCTTCGAAGAGATTTTCGAGTCCATCAAGATTATCCGTCAGGCCATGAAGATGATTCCCGGAGGACCGGTCAATATCACAGATTATAAAGTGATTCTTCCGCCCAAAGATGAAGTGTATACCAATATCGAGGCTCTGATCAGCCACTTCAAGCTGGTATTCGAAGGAGTCCGGGTTCCAAAGGGGGAATGGTATGACAGCGGCGAGGCGGCCAATGGAGAACTCGGTTTTCATTTTGTCTCCGACGGTACCGGACAGCCTTACAAATGCAAGGTCCGCCCCCCTTGTTTCTACATAATGGGTGGTTTCCATGAAATGGTGGAAGGACAAATGATTGCCGATGCAATTATCAATCTTGGAAGCATCAATATAATCGGTGGGGAGTTGGATAGATGA
- a CDS encoding NADH-quinone oxidoreductase subunit B — MALGLEAKLGDNVLTTRLDDIINWGRQNSLWPYVFGTACCAIEFMSAAASQFDISRWGAEVIRFSPRQADLLMVCGTVTYKQAPVLKRIYDQMSEPKWVVAMGACASSGGIYDNYCTVQGIDKIIPVDIFISGCPPRPEAVLDALMKIQEQIKGESILNDRHKDFKGILD; from the coding sequence TTGGCGTTAGGATTGGAAGCAAAACTGGGAGACAATGTTCTCACTACCAGATTGGACGATATAATAAACTGGGGTCGTCAAAATTCGCTGTGGCCGTATGTATTCGGCACGGCCTGCTGCGCTATCGAATTCATGAGTGCGGCGGCTTCGCAGTTTGATATCTCCAGATGGGGGGCCGAAGTTATCCGCTTTTCACCGAGGCAGGCGGATCTGCTGATGGTCTGTGGAACCGTGACCTATAAACAGGCTCCTGTTCTCAAGAGGATTTATGATCAGATGTCTGAGCCGAAATGGGTTGTTGCCATGGGGGCCTGTGCCAGTTCCGGAGGCATCTATGACAACTATTGCACCGTCCAGGGAATAGATAAAATTATTCCGGTGGATATCTTTATTTCTGGTTGTCCTCCCCGGCCGGAAGCGGTCCTGGATGCCTTGATGAAAATCCAGGAGCAGATAAAAGGCGAAAGTATTCTCAATGACCGTCATAAAGACTTTAAAGGGATTTTAGACTGA
- the ndhC gene encoding NADH-quinone oxidoreductase subunit A, which translates to MSNELVYSAIALIGIALLVPLIMVLTGFLGPRATGKAKNEAYESGIKNIIGPADQKFSVKFYLVAILFIIFDIEAVFMYPWAVGLRELGWFGFSEMVVFMLLLLTGLIYILKKGVLNWR; encoded by the coding sequence ATGTCAAACGAACTGGTTTACTCCGCGATTGCTCTGATTGGCATCGCACTTCTCGTTCCTCTCATTATGGTTCTTACCGGCTTTCTTGGTCCGAGGGCCACGGGAAAGGCAAAAAATGAGGCCTATGAGAGTGGAATCAAAAATATCATCGGTCCGGCCGACCAGAAATTCAGTGTCAAATTCTACCTGGTTGCAATTCTATTCATCATATTTGATATCGAGGCGGTGTTTATGTACCCATGGGCAGTCGGTTTGCGCGAACTCGGCTGGTTTGGGTTTAGTGAAATGGTGGTGTTCATGCTGCTGCTTCTCACCGGACTCATTTATATCTTAAAGAAAGGGGTGCTCAATTGGCGTTAG
- a CDS encoding zinc metalloprotease, protein MKIVLFKNLSWQFLYAVIIGALLCTFSLADEFSLKANGEIAVDGQRFAGMEEYLQSDYFRENGKRCGVRKAEGALDEALARSTSHCTYFLTSIQDEYQPSQVFTLPVWWHVITDSNGLGYISDSAIRAQMEVLNEDYRATQGTMGETGFDVSIQFELAGITRTANTAWFTDSDADEDAYKQALAVDPDRYINIYTNDGRGYLGYAYYPQGSAGAYWDGIVLMYGAVGGRNNGFGSFDQGRTLVHEMGHYLGLFHTFEHYDSICDNSYSGGDRIVDTNAESEAHLGCSQTYTCGTADPIHNYMNYTNDTCMNSFSREQANRSVCGLVNYRPGLMVASEVALPSRDAVIPPFLLQLILNN, encoded by the coding sequence ATGAAAATCGTACTATTCAAGAATTTATCATGGCAGTTTCTGTATGCAGTTATTATTGGAGCTCTGCTGTGTACATTCAGCCTGGCGGATGAGTTTTCCCTCAAAGCAAACGGAGAGATCGCGGTAGACGGACAGCGATTTGCCGGGATGGAGGAGTATCTTCAGTCTGATTATTTTCGTGAGAATGGTAAACGTTGTGGTGTGCGGAAAGCAGAAGGCGCGCTCGATGAGGCACTTGCCAGGTCAACGTCTCATTGCACCTATTTCTTGACCTCTATCCAGGATGAATACCAGCCGTCGCAAGTATTCACTTTGCCTGTCTGGTGGCATGTAATTACCGATTCCAATGGCCTGGGCTACATATCAGACAGTGCCATCAGGGCCCAGATGGAGGTGCTCAACGAGGACTACAGGGCCACGCAGGGCACTATGGGTGAAACCGGTTTCGATGTCAGTATTCAGTTTGAACTCGCAGGTATTACCAGAACGGCAAATACTGCATGGTTCACCGACTCCGATGCCGACGAGGACGCCTATAAGCAGGCCCTGGCTGTTGATCCCGACCGTTATATCAATATCTATACCAATGATGGCAGGGGATATCTGGGCTATGCCTATTATCCCCAAGGCAGCGCCGGCGCCTATTGGGATGGCATTGTGCTCATGTACGGAGCGGTTGGTGGAAGAAATAACGGCTTTGGCAGTTTTGATCAGGGGCGGACCCTGGTGCACGAAATGGGTCATTATCTCGGCCTCTTTCACACTTTTGAACATTATGATTCTATTTGTGACAATTCCTATTCCGGCGGCGATCGTATCGTTGATACCAACGCAGAAAGTGAGGCACATCTTGGTTGCTCTCAAACCTATACCTGTGGAACGGCGGATCCCATTCATAATTATATGAACTATACCAACGATACCTGCATGAACAGCTTCAGTAGAGAGCAGGCAAATCGTTCAGTCTGCGGCCTGGTTAACTACCGGCCCGGTCTGATGGTTGCATCCGAAGTTGCTCTTCCTTCAAGGGACGCCGTCATTCCACCATTTCTTCTGCAGCTGATTCTTAATAATTGA
- a CDS encoding DUF3465 domain-containing protein, with the protein MKIRYIPALIILFLVLPAVLLRFYPDRLAQDQAAVDLSIEQAFAGKISEVTVSGSGVVLAVLSDDLKDSRHQRFIVRLDSKLTLLIVHNIDLAPRIDTLRVGDIVTFRGEYVWNAQGGLLHWTHHDPAGRRDHGWISHAGRLYQ; encoded by the coding sequence ATGAAAATTCGTTATATACCAGCTCTGATCATACTGTTTCTCGTGTTGCCGGCCGTGCTGCTGCGTTTTTACCCGGATAGACTAGCTCAGGATCAAGCCGCAGTCGATCTGAGTATTGAGCAGGCTTTTGCGGGGAAAATCAGCGAGGTAACGGTATCCGGTTCAGGAGTCGTACTTGCCGTACTCAGTGACGACCTTAAAGACAGCAGACATCAGAGGTTCATTGTACGGCTTGACTCGAAGCTGACGCTTCTCATTGTCCACAATATCGACCTTGCTCCCCGGATCGATACCCTGCGAGTGGGTGATATTGTTACTTTCAGGGGTGAATATGTGTGGAACGCGCAAGGTGGACTGCTTCACTGGACGCATCATGATCCGGCCGGCAGACGAGACCATGGCTGGATAAGTCACGCGGGCAGACTTTATCAATAG
- a CDS encoding glucosaminidase domain-containing protein, whose product MSRRITSKPVKDILSILRYVVFLAVILLVVFFRPYTFFTQYSFEHVKTFNLHLFDTLFKSEKRIVLTGTPAFKQFLADQEATLEQIRNGSRALDFHSVNLPKDLEHQLPQERMSQFTSLVLSHALKNNENILKKREQLIRFLEDSQRNLWIDDKRKAWYRNLAKDYAAPKANPQELLKRVDIVPVSLTIAQAITESGWGTSRFAQQGNALYGQHLPKSGRGKFITSRYGGVKVAAFDSILQATASYMHTINTSRAYSSLREMRHKLRQQGKVPDGYTLAGGLRHYSEIGEQYVTDIRHLIDTYQLEELERARLNKERPVGTIRFIR is encoded by the coding sequence ATGAGCAGAAGAATCACTTCCAAACCGGTAAAGGATATACTTTCAATTCTTCGGTATGTCGTTTTCCTCGCCGTAATCCTGCTGGTAGTTTTTTTCAGACCATATACCTTTTTCACTCAGTATTCTTTTGAACATGTCAAAACCTTCAATCTGCATTTATTTGACACACTGTTCAAATCAGAAAAAAGAATTGTGCTTACCGGAACTCCTGCCTTCAAACAATTTCTGGCGGATCAGGAGGCAACGCTTGAGCAGATACGCAACGGTTCCAGAGCGCTTGATTTCCACTCCGTCAATCTGCCGAAAGATCTGGAGCATCAGCTCCCGCAGGAGAGAATGTCGCAGTTTACCTCGCTGGTTCTTTCCCATGCTCTCAAAAATAATGAGAATATTCTCAAGAAGCGCGAGCAGCTGATTCGTTTCCTGGAAGATTCCCAAAGAAATCTCTGGATCGATGACAAGAGAAAAGCATGGTATCGCAACCTTGCCAAAGATTATGCAGCGCCGAAGGCGAATCCACAGGAACTGCTGAAACGAGTCGACATCGTGCCGGTTTCACTGACCATTGCCCAGGCTATCACCGAAAGCGGCTGGGGGACCTCCCGATTCGCACAGCAGGGCAATGCCCTCTATGGTCAGCATTTACCCAAGAGCGGCAGGGGCAAATTTATCACCTCGCGTTATGGCGGAGTGAAGGTCGCCGCTTTTGATTCCATTCTCCAAGCCACGGCCAGCTATATGCATACCATCAACACTTCCAGAGCATACTCCTCACTCCGGGAAATGCGGCATAAACTAAGGCAGCAGGGTAAAGTCCCCGATGGTTACACTCTGGCCGGCGGTCTCCGTCATTACTCGGAAATAGGAGAACAGTATGTAACCGATATTCGCCATCTGATTGACACCTACCAACTCGAAGAACTTGAGAGAGCAAGGCTGAATAAGGAGCGCCCAGTCGGGACAATCCGTTTTATTCGCTGA